One window of the Eucalyptus grandis isolate ANBG69807.140 chromosome 8, ASM1654582v1, whole genome shotgun sequence genome contains the following:
- the LOC104416295 gene encoding LOW QUALITY PROTEIN: serine carboxypeptidase-like 20 (The sequence of the model RefSeq protein was modified relative to this genomic sequence to represent the inferred CDS: inserted 1 base in 1 codon), translating to MAKGGLVLYSALVLWCCSFVLTQCAPKRARVHHLPGFNGSFPSEHYSGYVTIDLHHGKRLFYYFVTSEGNPSKDPVVLWLNGGPGCSSFDGFVYEHGPFNFEAAKTQKSLPRLHLNPYSWSKVSNIIYLDSPAGVGLSYSGNSSDYRTGDFQTAHDSHTFLLKWFHIYPEFLPNPFFVAGESFAGIYVPTLASEVANVIDTGVKPVLNLKGYIIGNGVTDEKFDGNALVPFAHGMGLISNDLFEGTKRECKGKYYEPRSSTCESKMVEVHEDIKDVNIYDILEPCYHGPSTWKVTANNERLPPSFRRLGETERPLPVRNRMFGRAWPLGAPVRDGPVPTWPQLLSSNSVPCTSDEVASAWLNDKEVRKAIHAEVQSVTGDWNLCTGRLFYNHDAGSMIKYHKNLTARGXRALIFSGDHDMCIPFTGSQAWTRSMGYKIVDEWRPWMSNEQVAGYIQGYDHNLTFLTIKGAGHTVPEYKPREALHFYSRFLRGKRI from the exons ATGGCAAAGGGCGGTCTTGTCTTGTACAGTGCGCTGGTTCTCTGGTGTTGTAGCTTTGTGTTGACTCAATGTGCTCCTAAAAGGGCTCGGGTTCATCACCTTCCTGGATTCAATGGCTCTTTCCCTTCCGAACACTATTCTGG GTATGTGACGATTGATCTGCACCATGGCAAGCGCTTATTCTACTATTTTGTGACATCGGAAGGGAACCCTTCAAAGGATCCGGTGGTTCTGTGGCTAAATGGAGGACCGGGATGTTCGAGCTTTGATGGTTTCGTGTATGAGCATG gacctttcaattttgaagCCGCAAAGACCCAGAAAAGCCTACCGCGACTGCATTTGAATCCCTACAGCTGGTCCAAG GTCTCCAACATTATTTACTTGGACTCTCCTGCCGGTGTTGGATTATCGTATTCTGGAAATTCGAGCGACTACCGTACAGGTGACTTCCAGACTGCTCACGATTCTCATACATTTCTCCTCAAG TGGTTTCACATCTACCCAGAGTTCCTTCCCAACCCATTCTTCGTAGCTGGAGAGTCATTTGCGGGGATCTATGTGCCAACTCTTGCATCTGAAGTAGCGAACG TTATTGATACTGGAGTGAAGCCCGTTCTCAATCTCAAG GGTTATATTATTGGTAATGGAGTCACTGATGAAAAATTTGACGGCAACGCTCTCGTTCCCTTCGCGCATGGGATGGGCCTGATCTCGAACGACCTGTTTGAG GGGACTAAGAGGGAATGCAAAGGGAAGTACTATGAGCCGCGCAGTTCAACTTGTGAGAGCAAAATGGTAGAAGTTCATGAG GATATAAAGGATGTAAACATATATGACATCCTGGAACCATGTTACCATGGGCCATCAACATGGAAAGTTACGGCTAATAATGAAAGGTTACCTCCTAGCTTTAGGCGACTGGGAGAGACTGAGCGGCCTCTTCCTGTGAGAAATAGGATGTTTGGCCGTGCCTGGCCTCTTGGAGCTCCCGTGAGGGATGGACCTGTTCCAACATGGCCGCAGCTTCTCAGCAGCAACAGCGTTCCATGTACT AGTGATGAAGTTGCGAGCGCGTGGCTGAATGATAAAGAAGTCAGGAAAGCGATACATGCGGAAGTG CAAAGCGTGACAGGCGATTGGAACTTATGCACAGGCAGACTCTTTTACAATCATGATGCTGGAAGCATGATTAAGTATCACAAAAACCTCACTGCTAGGG ATCGAGCGCTCATATTCAG TGGTGATCATGATATGTGCATTCCCTTCACCGGTTCCCAAGCTTGGACAAGGTCTATGGGTTATAAAATCGTGGATGAGTGGCGACCTTGGATGTCTAATGAACAAGTTGCCGG GTACATTCAAGGATATGATCACAACCTCACCTTCTTAACCATCAAG GGAGCTGGACATACGGTCCCTGAATACAAACCTCGAGAGGCATTGCATTTCTACAGCCGTTTTCTAAGAGGAAAGCGGATATGA
- the LOC104416297 gene encoding anti-H(O) lectin 1-like — MGKLLPVVFIFFSLITLPKASASSDSVSFNFTNFDPIDNRVLVEVEATKVNGAIQLTNNEVDVNLTHSTGRVIYYQPIHLWDKDSGNMADFTTEFTFTIKSRRDASYADGSTFFLAPNGSQMPVRSDGRFLALVNSTSYDRSIVFVAVEFDTFYDHSTNPWDPPCEHIGIDINTVNSSFNVCVEWWTYNILYGRPLHAQITFDSRTQNLSVLLMDASDPSSSPHSSRLLDQVSLNRTLPEWVTFGFTASSGELQEMHTRVMAVFL; from the coding sequence ATGGGAAAGCTTTTGCCTGTggtgttcatcttcttctccctaATCACCCTGCCCAAAGCTTCAGCATCATCCGACAGCGTTTCCTTCAACTTCACAAATTTTGACCCCATTGACAATCGCGTGCTAGTGGAAGTAGAAGCGACTAAGGTGAATGGCGCCATCCAGCTCACTAACAACGAGGTTGATGTGAACCTCACCCACAGTACTGGTCGCGTAATATATTATCAACCGATACACCTTTGGGATAAGGACTCGGGCAACATGGCAGATTTCACGACTGAGTTTACGTTCACCATAAAATCCCGACGTGACGCATCGTATGCTGATGGATCGACTTTCTTTCTCGCTCCCAATGGATCTCAGATGCCAGTCAGGTCAGACGGACGGTTTCTAGCTCTTGTAAATAGCACAAGCTACGACCGCTCCATTGTGTTCGTTGCGGTGGAGTTTGACACGTTCTATGACCATTCCACAAATCCATGGGATCCTCCATGCGAACATATCGGTATTGATATAAACACTGTCAACTCTTCTTTCAATGTCTGTGTCGAGTGGTGGACGTACAATATTCTCTATGGTCGACCCCTTCATGCTCAAATTACGTTCGATTCTAGAACGCAAAATCTGAGCGTCCTCTTGATGGATGCTAGTGACCCGAGCTCCAGTCCTCATTCTTCCCGTCTTTTGGACCAAGTTTCTTTGAACCGTACCTTGCCAGAATGGGTGACTTTTGGTTTTACTGCTAGTAGTGGAGAGTTGCAAGAGATGCATACTCGAGTCATGGCAGTTTTCCTCTAG
- the LOC104456483 gene encoding monocopper oxidase-like protein SKU5 produces the protein MRKRASQMPSGESFSSPFTSSSLLSAILVLGSLGSGLAGDPFAYFDWTVSYLSSSPLGSKQQVIGINGLFPGPILNITTNWNIVINVKNELDEPLLLTWNGIQHRKNSWQDGVLGTNCPIPAGWNWTYQFQVKDQIGSFFYFPSLNFQRAAGGYGGIIINNRDVIPLPFAMPDGDITFFISDWYTKSHKKLRKDLEKGKDLGFPDGILINGFGPYQYDKQLVPDGITYQIINVEPAKTYRIRVHNVGISTSLNFRIQNHNLLLVETEGSYTVQQIYTNMDIHVGQSYSFLVTMDQNASTDYFIFASPSFNSSKFSKAAGVAVLHYSNSQGPALGPLPDPGESDAYVSMNQARSIRWNVSAGAARPNPQGSFRYGDITVTDVYVILNRSPELINGKWRTTLNGISYLPPSTPLKLAQQFNLLGLYKLDFPNRLMNRPAKLDTSLINGTYKGFLEIIFQNNGTNVQSYHLDGYAFFVVGMDFGVWTESSRTTYNKWDGVARSTTQVFPGAWTAILVSLDNAGIWNLRTENLDSWYLGQELYMSVVNPENDTDEFQLPDNTIYCGVLSSFQNDQAQRFKFSSASSTSNGRKTFLMALVAIAFGCFVLSPS, from the exons ATGCGGAAGAGGGCGTCGCAAATGCCTTCCGGCGAGTCTTTCTCGTCCCCCTTTACCTCCTCGTCCCTGTTGTCGGCAATTCTGGTTCTTGGGTCGTTGGGCAGCGGCTTGGCGGGAGACCCTTTTGCGTACTTCGACTGGACCGTGTCGTATCTCTCCAGTTCGCCTCTTGGATCCAAGCAGCAG GTGATTGGGATTAATGGGCTGTTCCCAGGGCCCATTCTTAATATCACTACCAATTGGAATATCGTGATCAATGTCAAGAATGAGCTCGATGAGCCATTACTTTTGACATG GAATGGAATACAGCACAGGAAGAACTCTTGGCAAGATGGTGTATTGGGGACAAATTGTCCGATTCCTGCTGGATGGAATTGGACATACCAATTCCAGGTCAAAGATCAAATAGGGAGTTTCTTTTACTTCCCGTCCTTGAACTTCCAGAGAGCGGCAGGTGGATATGGGGGAATCATAATAAACAACAGAGATGTTATTCCCCTACCTTTTGCAATGCCAGATGGAGACATTACATTTTTTATTAGTGACTGGTATACTAAAAGCCATAAG AAACTTAGGAAAGAcctagaaaagggaaaagaccTTGGGTTTCCTGATGGTATCCTAATTAATGGCTTCGGTCCCTATCAATATGACAAGCAACTTGTTCCAGATGGCATTACTTATCAGATAATCAATGTTGAACCAG caaaaacTTACCGCATTAGGGTGCACAATGTTGGTATTTCCACTAGTTTAAATTTCAGAATACAGAATCATAACTTACTACTGGTGGAGACTGAAGGATCATACACAGTTCAGCAAATTTATACAAACATGGATATTCACGTGGGGCAGTCATACTCATTCTTAGTCACAATGGATCAAAATGCAAGCACCGACTACTTCATATTTGCCTCTCCCAGCTTCAACTCCTCTAAGTTCAGTAAAGCCGCCGGAGTCGCTGTGTTGCACTACTCCAACTCTCAAGGGCCGGCTTTGGGCCCTCTCCCTGATCCTGGTGAGAGCGATGCATATGTCTCAATGAATCAAGCCAGATCCATAAG ATGGAATGTCTCTGCTGGTGCTGCTCGTCCCAATCCACAAGGTTCTTTTAGGTATGGTGACATTACTGTTACAGATGTGTATGTCATCCTTAACAGATCTCCGGAGCTTATCAATGGAAAATGGCGTACCACCTTGAATGGTATATCTTATTTACCGCCTTCAACTCCCCTAAAGCTTGCGCAGCAGTTCAACCTTCTTGGTCTTTACAAGCTTGATTTCCCGAATAGACTAATGAACAGACCCGCCAAACTTGATACTTCTTTGATAAATGGAACTTATAAAGGTTTTCTGGAAATCATCTTCCAGAACAATGGCACTAATGTCCAGAGCTACCACTTAGATGGCTATGCGTTCTTTGTCGTGGG TATGGACTTTGGAGTATGGACGGAAAGTAGCAGAACCACTTATAACAAATGGGATGGAGTTGCTCGTTCCACTACGCAG GTTTTTCCCGGAGCTTGGACAGCCATCTTGGTTTCACTTGACAACGCCGGCATTTGGAATCTCCGCACAGAGAATCTTGACTCATGGTATCTGGGTCAAGAATTGTATATGAGTGTTGTCAATCCAGAAAATGACACAGATGAGTTTCAGTTGCCTGATAATACCATATACTGTGGCGTACTATCTTCGTTTCAGAA TGACCAAGCTCAGAGGTTCAAGTTTTCCAGCGCATCATCTACTTCTAATGGACGTAAAACATTTCTAATGGCATTGGTAGCAATAGCGTTTGGGTGCTTCGTCCTTTCACCAAGTTAA